The genomic segment TGTGGAACCCTCAAAACCATTGGCGCTTACCGGATCCATAAAGACCTGAAAGCCACCCGCATCAAAGACTTTATCTGTCTCCTGTCGATCACTCGGCCGAACCAACCAAAGTTTGTGGTCGAAGCTAGTACCAGCTAACCTTAAAGCTGTTACACCTTGGCTTTTTTGCATTTCGAGAAAGTGCAGAATCCGCTCCTTTGCGGTATCGGTGAAGTCAATCATTATCAAAGCACCTGCATAACATAATCATCAGTAGCGCGTTCAAGCCCCTCAAGATTTGCGACGTAGACCCCTCTTGTGCCACTCAAAACTCCTTCTGCTCTTAACTCACCCAGGATACGGGTAATGGTTACTCTACTACTTCCCGTAAGGTCTGCTAAATCCTCATGAGTCAGCGCCAGCGGTAACTTCACCCCTTCGGCCTCGTTACTCGGCTTCCCAAAGCGCTTAGCCAATCGCAAAAGTGCACGAGTAACTCGCGCGCCAACTGGCATCTCTGCTTCATTAAGCATCTCCCTCGCCCGACTTATTTGCCCCGCCATGCTTGTCATGATGTAATCGCGAAGCTTTCGATCGTTCATAGCTTGACTTGGATCGATTGGAGTAAGACAGGCCTCGTGCACTACCATCACGGTCTCAGGATGAGTTGCATTGCCCAAAGCAGCCAAGCCCAGGACATCACCTGGCCCATAAAGATCAGCTATCCGATCTCGACCAAGGCTTGTAGGCACTACGGCCTTAAGGACTCCGTAATTGACTATATAAAGGCTGTTAGCATTACGATCGGCTTCATACAGCACTCCATCAGACTCCAAGGTGCGCGTGGGCAAAGCCAAGGTATCTGGGACTATTTCAACGGCATTGCAATCTTTGTGCAGTGCGAGGGGATCGAGGGCATTTAGCATAATTCCCTCCTTTGGGAGGCACCAACATAAGGTTTCCTGCGGAAAAAGTTCATCAATGTTGCCATAGTTATATCTTCAAATTGCTCTAGAAACTATAGCCGAGATCCAATATCCTGTCCAGCCCCTAAAGTAATATCACCAGATTACATTCAAATCACGCAAACACACTCTCATGGAATTCGTTACCCAAACTATGAAAACTCTCTTAAAACGCGTAGCAATTGACAAAACAGATCCATTACCCTTAAAATTTAAGGTACTTATGAATAAGCTCTCTAATATGCAGCAAAAAGTTTACGAACGGCTAAGGCGTCACTTCCAACAAACTGGGGCTCTTCCCGACCTCGCAGACTTCGCAAGATCACTCAGCGTGCACTATGTCTCACTCAAACAACACCTCGAAGCCCTACACAAAAAGGGTTA from the Trueperaceae bacterium genome contains:
- a CDS encoding Crp/Fnr family transcriptional regulator, coding for MLNALDPLALHKDCNAVEIVPDTLALPTRTLESDGVLYEADRNANSLYIVNYGVLKAVVPTSLGRDRIADLYGPGDVLGLAALGNATHPETVMVVHEACLTPIDPSQAMNDRKLRDYIMTSMAGQISRAREMLNEAEMPVGARVTRALLRLAKRFGKPSNEAEGVKLPLALTHEDLADLTGSSRVTITRILGELRAEGVLSGTRGVYVANLEGLERATDDYVMQVL